From Triticum aestivum cultivar Chinese Spring chromosome 7B, IWGSC CS RefSeq v2.1, whole genome shotgun sequence:
TtgacattgagtatgactgtgacaggatctcttttgccatgaattataatgtctagtcagtccttgatcttcaggggtgctctacatttatgttttgtggtctcagaaagggatagtgaaagtgcaactatccctaagtggttttggtaattcataacaacatatagctcattgagttaatgctattccaagacaaatatttcaggaaagctcaatgaatggcatggcatggatgatgaaagtggatccctcaaaatatcaaggacaaaagattggctcaagctcaaaagctcaagagacttcattttacattttagtgatccaagatcacattgagtctataggaaaagccaatactatcaaggagggatgaggtgttgcttaatgagcctcttgcttcaagtgcttagtgatatgctccaaaaaccctcaactactttctcacatccacatatgacctaaacccaaagtcaaaatcggtcccaccggttctttctatccggcgccaccaagttcatatgtcatagccactgccacaaaccctaggcaaattggtcttaccgatagggatctcggtctcactgagatgggattgtaatctctctgtttcccttcataacgtttcggtctaaccgaagtgagcgattggtcccaccgagattgcaatgtaaactccctgtttccctttcgtaacatttcagtctcaccgaaatgagcgaatcggtcccaccgagtttacttgaccaactctctagaaagcttattaccaaaatcggtctcaccgagtttgtgtaatcggtctcaccgagattaagttatgccctaaccctaaccacatcggtcctaccgagttgtatgtcggtcccaccgaatatcctaacggtcactaggtttactaaatcggtctaaccgagtttgttgattcggtcccaccgagtttggtagattgtgtgtaacggttagattttgtgtggaggcaatatatacccctccacctcctcttcattcgtggagagagccatcagactaaacctacacttccaacttaccatttctgagagagaaccacctactcatgtgttgaggccaagatattccattcctaccatatgaatcttgatctctagccttccccaagttgctttccactcaaaccttctttccaccaaatccaaatcccatgagagagatttgagtgttggggagactaacatttgaagcacaagagcaaggagttcatcatcaacgcagcatttgttacttcttggagagtggtgtctcctagattggctaggtgtcacttgggagccttcgacaagattgtggagttgaaccaaggagtttgtaagggcaaggagatcgcctactttgtgaagatctaccgctagtgaggcaagtccttcgtgggcgacggccatggtgggatagacaaggttgcttcttcgtggacccttcgtgggtggagccctccgtggactcgtgcaactgttacccttcgtgggttgaagtctccatcgacgtggatgtacgatagcaccacctatcggaaccacgacaaaaacatccatgtctccaattgcgtttgaatcctccaaacccttccccttacattcttgcaagttgcatgctttaatttccgctgctcatatactctttgcatgcttgcttgaattgtgtgatgattgcttgacttgtccaaagatagctaaaatctgccaaagtctaaaattgggaaaaggttaagtttttaattggtcaagtagtctaatcaccccccctctagacatacttcaaggtcctacaagtggtatcagagctttggtctccatttgctttgatttccatagcttttggtggtcatagccttggtttcacaacctaggagagtatggcgtctagcgagggaaattatcaccgtagaggtccttactttgatggtactaattttgctagttggaagcataagatgaaaatgcatattcttggacataaccccgccgtttgggctattgtgtgtattggctttcaaggtgaattctttgatgggagagagccgaaccgtgaagctagcgcggaagaattgaagatgctgcaatacaacactcaagcttgtgatatcctcttcaatggcttgtgccccgaggaattcaacaaaatcagccatcttgacaatgcaaaggaaatttgggatactttgattgatatgcatgaaggtaccgactccgtcaaggaatccaagttggatgtgctccaaagtcagcttgacaagttcaaaatgaaggatggtgaaggtgtcgctgaaatgtactctaggcttgctcttatcacaaatgagattgccggcttagggagtgaagagatgaccgacagattcctcatcaagaagatcctaagagcattggatggaaagtatgataccgtgtgcacattgatccaaatgatgccaaattacagagatctcaagccaacggaagtcattggaagaattgttgctcatgagatgtcactcaaggataaggaggaacttcacaacaagtcaagtggtgcttacaaagcctcatgtgaagcccccacattaTCAAGCGAGAaataaaccttcaatgaagaattgagcttaatggtgaagaacttcaacaaattctacaagagtagaagcaaagaaagaagctctaagtcaaggtcctacaatgacaaaagatcttctagtcgagagcgcaattgctacaattgtgggagacccggacactattccaatgagtgtacgacaccctataaaagaagagaagattctccaaaaagaagaagtaaaagagaagaatcaccaccaagagagaggagtagtagagatgatcgttatgaatgaagaccctcacggagaagcaaggattcagaaagaaaggacaagtcatcaaggagctacacaaaacaaagacatcaagctcatgttggtgaacgggtatccggctccggctccgacaatcactccgactccgaatatactcaagatgaaggtgttgccggtctagcacttgtgccaaccaactcccacgacatatttgactcaccaaatgaaggaattggaagatgcgtCATGGcgaaaggtcctaaggtaacacatcccgagtatgttgatttcaatagtgatgaagatgacttgctaggtgatgatgatttacttgttgacaactctagtgatgaatactatgatgaaacgttaattaatcatgctaatcaagataaaacaaatgacaatgataaggagaagattgagcttctaactaaagaattaaacactcttaagttagctcatgaaactatctttgaagattatcgagaacttttaagggctcatgagaagttacgctttgaaaagctcaatcttgagcaagagcatgagttcttaaaggcaatcaatgatgatctccgtaagaaaagttcttcttacattgccaagcgtttactcttatctacttacatgcctcaagtcaagtctagtaacaagtacaagaaagatccttcctctagtagtaacaataacaatgccaaatccaatattgttgcttctagtagttctcttgattccactaatgattctcttagccaagttacacttgagcaagaaaatagcttattgaagggaattatagagaaaggtgtacacaagagccttgtcgggagtaagcaattcgaggaaattgtacgcaagcaaggaaggcaccggaagaatcaaggtgttggttttgaacgaaagttcaatgccaatggagttgagtggcaagaagatcaataccccaagacaaagtttgttcctgaacaagagaagtatgatcctacttccttcaagggaacacaagcacaagatgatcttctaccagaagaccacaagaacaaaggcaaggacaagcttcaagaggagattgatgcatttgaagaagcacctaaggccttggtcaagtgggttcccaagactacgtcaagttctacttcatcaagtacaactacaactccaaggattcccatcaagatgatgtggatcccgaagaagaagaactagagagttcttgagggtgactccgccaacattcttcactcatatcattatggcaaggacaagtgcaatcaacttccacatcttgcactagttcaaggagtcacaaaccctcatgatggtaaggcaagggacaaggtaacctaatgatttaatggacatcatcttatgtgagcatcactctatgtctatggatattcttgtttgttccttgtgggactaacccatgtaggtatgttgatcactccaaaggattgctccaaatgatctacatcaacattgagcatccacatcttcaacacctacatgaagtcatcatcgacaaaacccaaggttagttcatccctctaaggggggatctcacatctagggggagcttaactctaagaattgagtcaaagcaactctaatggtgtgaacacatcaatgcattatgtaaaagtggtaaccccacttgagcttaaacgatgagtgagggagtcctggattagggggtgtccggatagccgaactatcatcatcggccggactccaagactatgaagatacaagattgaagacttcgtcccgtgtccggatgtgactttccttggcatggaaggcaagcttggcgatacgaatatgtagatctcctaccattgtaaccgactctatgtaaccctagccctctccggtgtctatataaaccggatggctttagtccgtaggacgaacaacaatcataccatatgctagcttctagggtttagcctccttgatctcgtggtagatctactcttgtaatacccacatcatcaatatcaatcaagcaggacgtagggttttacctccatcaagagggcccgaacctgggtaaaacatcatgtcccttgtctcctgttaccatccgcctagacgcacagttcgggaccccctacccgagatccgccggttttgacaccgacattggtgctttcattgagagttcctctgtgccgtcgcaatcaggagggatgcctcttcccgtctttaaagacggcgccgtcatcaagggagctttggcccccggccaaactatccggctaggcggttttcttatgaccgcctgttcggccgccgcttcgacaatgacctctcgagtcatcaaaagcgatcttcacgtcaactcggaattcgccgagcagctagatccgatggagctctcctccgtaaacgagctcttggatcgcatcgccgccctgggagtcgccatggactacgatcagattgggattaaaaccgatctgagagaaattaattctccccaggctaccaccatgttgtcgtggtagaggaacaacgcggcgactcttcctctatgttaaagaccagttatgtccggattcccaatcccttcatgccggattcccatggagggacggacgtcaatcaagtactgaacctaaagtcaggcatcagacaagatttgttggataacatccaacaacccaagcttccaaatccggaaacttctcggcctttgagccttagatcgggcggggttccgagtttaattccgcccgcccacccaaacataagtgatctatctcaaatacggcaagagcccgatgaaacagtacatcactactgggccagattcctcctggtcatggacaggataaaagacagccgtgaggaaagcgcaatcttaattttctgcaacaattgcacggacaagggaatcatgaacaccataagtcgtcgcgaagttacacgcttcgccgatctggcgaccatagtacaaaaatactgtgcgatggagagtgcctggaaaaccgaaaccaggttttgggacaatccggccctgaatacaaccctagttcgaaataaaagggtgcgtcatactcaagcacctgggttaaaaaccaaaaagcaaagcccccctaaagggcacggaaccgtactggagggatggctcaacggaccctgtaaaatccacagtacggagggcgccactccaacacatagccttcgagcatgttggatacgacggcaggtggccaaaagtggcgaaggctttctagccccgggcaaccagcccaacagtaccaatacggtattaacagtcttcgagactttcgcatcaaataacatgcggaaacgaacaatccacagcctcgccgaagtctaccaagtagcaacaacaaaaccatggagcgacacggctatcaccttcaatgcaaaacgatgtcatgcaagttctttcatataagcacgtataactatattcggaatacatgcctaaattataTTGTTAAATTGGAGCTAATTCCGTgttaccctaggttatgattgttgcatgatgaatgtcatccgacataattatccatcactgatccattgcctacgagcttttcacatattgatctttgctacgttACTTTGCCGTTACCActttacaattgctacaaaactgctactgttacttttgccaccgttaccgttactttcatattactttgctactaaatactttgctgcagatattaagtctttcaggtttggttgaattgacaactcaactgctaattattgagaatattctttggctccccttgtgtcgaatcaataaaattggattgaatactctatcctcgaaaactgttgcgatcccctatacttgtgggttatcaggcaacTCAAATGCCGGTGGTCCTTGGTTCCTGCACCGGTGGCCTTTTTTCCAGCAAAATGGACGACGGTTGTAGCTTCGCGCATCTACGTTTGCAGCAGAAATGAATGGTGGTATGGAGTGTTAGAGTTCTTCCAGCAATGGCGAAGTCCGTTCCAGCATCTCATGCCTTCGGTTGTAGCAATGACAGTCGTCACTTCCAGCTTTTTGCTGGCGGGTTGCAGCATTCTACCATCGTCGGGTTGTAGCAGCTGCCCCGGCAGTAGCTTTCCTTTTCGCTGGTGGAAGCTTTTTGAATAGACGGTTCCAGCATCCCATTCCGGTGGTTGCAGCATCCGCGTGTCGCTGCTTGTAGAATCGTGTGGACGTCGTCCCCGACCACGGTGCACTGCCGGTTGCAGCTTCCGGTGATGCCGGTTCCAACTCTGGCCGCAACTGATTGCAACACCACAGCTAATGGTGCAGACCAGCGGCGAGCCGACGCAGCCCCACCTCCCCGTTGATACGACGTCCACCACCGCCATAAAGAAAGCACACAACACCTGTAGCTTCCTCGTCTCCTGATTGTTGCGCATGGCGCAGTAGCAGAAAAAGGTCGGGGCATTGAAGGTAGTCGGTTCTGGGGTGTTTTGAAGGTGCAGATGTGGTTCGTGGTGGTGGCAGGCCCACCGGTGGTAGGAGATGAGCCAGACGagaagcacggagataagagatgaGAGATGAGACAATGAGGAATTTCTGCGGTGGGAAGATAAAAGAGAGGAGCGAGATAAGGATGGGAGGGTGTGGTAATGCGCGGTGACGCACAAAACACGTGGAAGGCTGCAAGCGAGGGCGAGTGCGTGCAACCGGCCGAACATTCGGCCGGCTCACCGATTGTAAACGTTTCCTATAATCAAGCGGGATCAAATTATGTCTCCATATTTTGGTGTTGTGGCCATCACCAATCCTCCTAATTAGATCCTGTGTAAGAGTGTCTCTGACTTCTGCACCCCAAATGGTTCTCgctagttttttctttttctttttttaggagTTTAAATGCTTGTTCTTTTTTGAGTGGAAAATGCTTCTCGCTAGGTTTTTTTTTGGAAAATGCTTCTCGCTAGTAAGGCAGAATAGTTCAGCAGGCCCGTTATTTTTTCAGCATCCATTCTGTAAGCAGCTCGGCAAGCCCATTCGGCCCATTTCAGCATCGCAACCCTAGCCAAGCGCAAGCCACAGGACACTGGCAGCTATAAATACCCAACCCCTCCCCAACGAAACCCTAGGTTAAAGCgacgccgccgccgcaagccgtcCGCCTCGCTCTTCTCCCGAGCCTGGTCCTCATCCTCTCGCCTCTCTCCCCCCACACAGATTTAGCAATCTAGGTTTAGCGCCTCCGTCCATCTCGTAGCTGCTGCGATGGCGATCAAGAGGACCAAGGCCGAGAAGAAGATCGCGTACGACCAGAAGCTCTGCCAGCTGCTCGAGGAGTACACCAAGGTGCTCATCGCCGTCGCCGACAATGTCGGCTCCAAGCAGCTCCAGGAGATCCGCAAGGGTCTCCGCGGTGACTCCATCGTGCTCATGGGCAAGAACACCCTCATCCGCCGCTGCATCAAGGTGCACTCGGAGAAGACCGGCAACAAGGACTTCCTTGAGCTCAGCAACCTCCTCGTCGTAAGCAGCCGGACTCGTCCCCCCTTTTCTTCTTTTGATTCCGCCGCGAATTTTGAGCTGAAATGGATTCCCCGATTTGTAGGGTAACGTTGGCCTCATCTTCACCAAGGGTGACCTCAAGGAGGTTCGCGAGGAGGTCGCCAAGTACAAGGTAAAATTCAGACCGGATCTTCCATGTCCCCGATTATTGAATTATTATGTGGTGGATTGCTGGTTTGTAGTTGCGGTTAATCGAGAGAGATATCCTACGTCCGTGATGATTATCATGTACCGCTAGAAATATTGCCCCCCTGATATGTGATGTCTGCGTTTGTTTATTGTTCCTGTATTCGACTATACCCTTGCCTAGGTTTAGAATATTTGTAAATTGGCTAGTCTAGTTCTTTTATCCCGATGAATCAGTATGTTACACAAATGCTAGGTAAGTTACACAAATGTTAGTGAAGCAGTACCATTGTATCATTGCCGAATCACAATATGTGTGCAATTTAGCTGTTTCCTAGCAACAAGTATATTTGTCAAAGTTTTATTCTATCTGTCAAATTGGCATGTTTAGATAACAAATGTTATAAATTTGTATAGTTGCTGTGTTCTATTCTTAGCATATGCTATCTTTTTTCTGATGCCATCTGTTCATTTAATGTGATTTCTTTGTCATAAAGTTTAGGACATCCAAGGTTAATTCTGGTCTTGTTTTTGTACACACAGGTTGGTGCTCCTGCTCGTGTTGGGCTAGTTGCACCTGTTGATGTGGTGGTTCCCCCTGGCAACACTGGTCTGGATCCCTCCCAGACGTCCTTCTTCCAGGTTAGCATTTGCTGACAGCACTTCTCACTGGATGCTTTCATTTCAATCACATTTTATCACGAGTTCTTACTGTTTGTCTTGTTAAGGTGCTCAACATTCCCACCAAGATTAACAAGGGCACTGTGGAAATTACTATCCCTGTGGAGCTGATAAAGAAGGGTGACAAGGTGGGCTCCTCTGAGTCTGCCCTGCTTGCCAAGCTTGGTATCCGCCCCTTCTCTTATGGGCTGGTCATCTGCAATGTCTATGACAGCGGGTCAGTCTTCAGCCCTGAGGTTCTTGACCTCACCGAGGAAGACCTGATGGACAAGTTTGCTTCTGGTGTGTCCATGGTTGCCTCACTGTCCCTGGCGATCTCATACCCCACCATGGCTGCTGCGCCACACATGTTCCTCAATGCATACAAGAATGTTCTTGCGGTTGCTTTGGAGACAGACTACTCATATGATCATGCTGATAAGATCAAGGAGTACCTCAAGGTAATTCTTGTTCTACAATGTTTTGATCCCACTATGAAATCTTAATTTGAAACATGCATTAGAATTTGTTCTTGAACAATGGCATGAACTGACAAGTGATATTTTTGGATAGTGTTATCTCTTCAGTACCCTTAATTTAATCCTGCGGTTTGTGAGATTTGTTTTTGGTAGTCATCATGGTATAAAACATGACATGCCATCTCACATTTGGCACATGTTTCATCATACTCCTGAGCAACTGCATCATTGTTAGCTAAGCTAGTCATCTGTTCTTTTCTAACCAATTCTGGAGCTTAACAATTTATATGTTTGGATTGTGTTAGCCTCTTCCTGTCCCCTTTGTGTAATCTTGCTGTTTGTGAGAAGTGTTTTTATTGGAGTCATCATCGTATAATCATGGTGTAATACATGACATGCCGTCTCATATCTGTAACATGTTTCATCATATTCATGAGCAACTGCATCATTGTTAGCTAAGCTAGTCATGCTTGTATGGTTCTTCCTACTACAGCCTAATTCTGAATTCTGCATTTCCATGTCAGTTTTTTGACACAATACGTGTTGTTTTGGTGTGCAGGACCCAAGCAAGTTTGCCGTTGctgcccctgctgctgctgcctccggtggtgctgccgccgctgccccgaaggaggaggagaagaaggacgaGCCCGAGGAGGAATCAGATGGCGAGATGGGATTCAGCCTGTTCGACGACTAAGCTGTGTGCCTTCCTTCATAAAGCCGTGTCCAGTCGCCAGTTTTGTTAAGTGTTGAACACTGAAGTTTTTCAAGTCTTATTATTACCTTGAACAAGAATTAATTATGCTGTTTGTTAGTGTGTATTCGAATATGTTAACGTTATGTTATGCACTTAGTTACTTATGCATTGCTCTGCTTTGTGCTTCTCTCTTTTATGTTTGCTGGGATTCACTTCGTTAGATTTTAAGTAGGCTTGTTCATCGATTGCTCTGTTCAGACAGGCTTCATTCATCCAGCAAAAGTAATGGTATCTGTTCAAGTCAGATTTTAAGTTTTTGGGATCGAGCGCTGATTTGGCCGGTGGATGCAATGCTCCGATCCTGAAGCAAGCCTTGGTCTTTCAACCGAGCGAGCGATTTCTGTGACATATCTTTGTACTCTTTCTCCCCCACTCTGCCCTCAGATCCTGCGGAGATCGACGGCCAGCCACTGGATCGGCTGGCACTGGGCCGTGGGGGCGGAGGTATGGGATGGACCTGGGTGCTGCTGCTCGCGTCGGAGAGGGCGCTCTGTTTTTCTACAGAAGCTCGACGTGACCGCGCCGTGCAGCTGATTCCTTTATGCCGCCCTGCCTTTTCTACAGGAGCTCCAAATACACCGCCGCCGCTGCAACGTCGATTTTGGGGGATCACAGActctagggcgtgtttggttgtctGCATATGGACTTGCTGCATTAGGAGATCAACATTGgcacgttgtttggttgcctgtccgacatgacgagcatggagtGGTGGACGAGCGACCCCGTCGGCGGCACGGCGAGTGACATTGTCGGCAAACTAGTTACGGTTCTCGAGCGAAGACAGTGGACAGAGGAGGAGAATGTAGTGCTCGCGCCATCGTATCGTCAGTGCagtggacgagagaggaggccgagatgatcaATGCGCGGAGGGACGAATATGAGGGCTCTGAGCAGAGGACAGAGGAGCTCGATATGGCGGCATTAGTGCAGTAGACTGTTGTTCAAAGAGAGATGAAGCTACGATTATCGAAACCAAAAGCTTACAACACGAATGTTGTGAGGAACTGCGAGATTAGTCTGCTGGACAAAGAAAATTTCAAACAATCGATCGTGCGCGATGAATCTGACAAAATTCGTCCAAAACAGCTCCAAACGGGAACACATGATTAAAAACTTACGGCCGACGAAACTACGAACCGATCGCCTGAATGGAACCgtagcatcgaggtgcatctttttcgtgtagagcttacctcGAATCGAAGCACTGTTGTGTAGATCAGAGAGAGGAGATTAGATAGAAGCTTAATGAAGGTTGAAAAAGACCTCACTTAATCACCTTACATCTTTCCAGCAAGCCAGGCTCTGGGCTGCTTTAAGAAGCGTGCGGTGCAGACCCAACAGTGAAAACGAGCAACCAAACAGATTTCTTTCTTCCCGTGCGGGCCTGGCTGGCCcctatgcgggcaaccaaacacgcctcTAGATGCATGTGAGACTTTAGCTTTTGTGTGTATCCATGACAACCTTCAAGTCAAATCATTAGATGGAAATGGATGTCACAAACGATCAGACGTTGTTTAAGCTTTGTTGGTTCGTAGGCCTCAGAATATGATTCTTTATCATAATGTCCTCAATGATAAACATTATGAACTTTCAACCTTTTGTCAGATGGTCAAAATTTACATTTTTTGGTAATGTCCACATGGCGACATGGCAGTTTTTTTTCTTCACTTTATTGGCATGGCAAAATTTACTCTTTTAATTGCAATGGAAATTTTACCTTTGTCAACATGGCAAATTTAACTACACCGCCATGGGAAATTCTTCACTTCTATTGCCAATAGCAAAATGTACTTTTTATTTGCCATGGCATATTTACATTATTAACCATGGCAAAATTACTTATATTGTCATGGCAAATTTACCTTTGACATGTCAATTTAATAGCTCATGGCAATTTTTCCTTTTCATGGGACCATGGTAAATTGGCTATGGCAATTTTACTTCGAGTATATTGAGCATGGCAAATGAACAAGAAACAAAGTCTACAATCATTGAGTACATTGAGCATACCATGACGCAAAAAATTACGTGGAATGGTcacatgtttttttttttttgaaaaagtgtcTTATACATCATAGCAAGTTttggaacatttttttgaatagCCACATGACAAATGTATGCATTTTCTATCTTCAAAACATGTTACCATTTTAAGAACATGTCAATTTTACTTTGTAGCATGGTAAATTTACTTTTATTGTGATGACATTTTTTACATTTATTGTCATGTCAATTTTACTTTATTTTCTTACCATGTCAATTTTACCATTTTATTTTGGTCACGGCAAATTTACCTTTTTCTGCCACTGCAAATTTACCTTCATTGTCATGGCAATTTTAATTTAACATTTATGACAAATTTACTTTTATGGCTTATGTCAGATTT
This genomic window contains:
- the LOC123162195 gene encoding 60S acidic ribosomal protein P0, which gives rise to MAIKRTKAEKKIAYDQKLCQLLEEYTKVLIAVADNVGSKQLQEIRKGLRGDSIVLMGKNTLIRRCIKVHSEKTGNKDFLELSNLLVGNVGLIFTKGDLKEVREEVAKYKVGAPARVGLVAPVDVVVPPGNTGLDPSQTSFFQVLNIPTKINKGTVEITIPVELIKKGDKVGSSESALLAKLGIRPFSYGLVICNVYDSGSVFSPEVLDLTEEDLMDKFASGVSMVASLSLAISYPTMAAAPHMFLNAYKNVLAVALETDYSYDHADKIKEYLKDPSKFAVAAPAAAASGGAAAAAPKEEEKKDEPEEESDGEMGFSLFDD